A genomic window from Populus nigra chromosome 7, ddPopNigr1.1, whole genome shotgun sequence includes:
- the LOC133698785 gene encoding transcription repressor MYB6-like — translation MRKPCCDKQGNNKGAWSTQEDQKLIDYIQTHGEGCWRSLPEAAGLHRCGKSCRLRWINYLRPDIKRGNFGQDEEDLIIKLHALLGNRWALIAGRLPGRTDNEVKNYWNSHLKKKLINMGIDPNNHRLNQILPRLQAEPAAPVIATSTTTGSKNNVAASKTKNLSNGDNDRVSDTATCLEDDYKSLVTQQAATSGSSSINIDLNIAAPVSPGHRTTFGNKQQNCKWGKTSQVERDPSSLPTLLLFR, via the exons ATGAGAAAACCTTGCTGCGATAAACAAGGCAATAACAAAGGAGCATGGTCCACGCAAGAAGATCAGAAGCTCATTGATTATATTCAAACTCACGGTGAAGGTTGTTGGCGTTCTCTCCCTGAGGCCGCag GTTTGCACCGCTGTGGCAAGAGTTGTAGGCTAAGATGGATAAACTATCTTAGGCCAGACATAAAACGTGGTAACTTTGGACAAGATGAAGAGGACCTCATTATTAAGCTACATGCTCTCCTTGGCAATAG GTGGGCATTGATAGCAGGAAGATTGCCAGGAAGAACTGATAATGAGGTGAAGAACTATTGGAACTCTCATTTAAAGAAAAAGCTAATAAACATGGGAATTGACCCAAATAATCATCGCTTGAACCAAATTCTTCCTCGTCTTCAAGCTGAGCCTGCTGCTCCTGTTATTGCTACATCAACTACTACAGGGTCTAAGAATAATGTTGCTGCAAGCAAAACCAAGAATTTATCAAATGGTGACAATGATAGGGTTTCTGACACAGCAACTTGTCTCGAAGACGATTACAAATCTTTGGTGACACAGCAAGCTGCAACTTCTGGTTCTTCAAGCATTAATATTGATCTCAACATTGCAGCTCCAGTTTCTCCGGGTCACAGGACCACTTTTGGAAACAAGCAACAAAATTGCAAGTGGGGCAAAACTAGCCAAGTTGAGAGAGACCCATCATCATTGCCAACTCTGCTTCTTTTTAGATGA